The sequence ATATATTGGGAGAAGCTGTAAACTAGAACTACTACTGAAGCAAATCGACAATAGAAACCAGAAGATTGACACTTATGCCATATCAATAAAGGGACATATAATGGATACATTTGAGAACAATACTACATTAAAAGTCCTATTTCAGAGCTTTCAGCAAATATAAATCACCcaacaaatttgaatattgagatagcgaaggaaataaaagagagcAACAATAGTAAGCCAAAAAGATATCCAcctatctttttctctttcacatCAGTTATCACACCAGTGCTACCATCAATGCCAAGCCATGATTTTTCACCATTTGCATgctatggaaaaaaaattgtggttaGGATCTAAATGATGCATCATATTctgaccaaaataataatgatgcaGCAGAACGTATATAGAAATGacaaatcataacaaaactgaaCAAAGCCATACAAAACAGATTCAAACCTTTCCCTGCAGCGCCGTCATTGTTCTAATCACATTCACCCCGCAATTCGGAGCCAAAGTACGTGGTATAGGCTCAAAAGCTATAGCAGCAGCTTCATCCGGCCACTGTTTTACCATAAAAACAGGTGTAGCCATAAAACTCCAATAAAATGCATGTAAAGTGAAACCACAACTAATTCTTAATCTAAAGTATGTCAAGGAGCATGTGAATTGAAGTGACAGCCAGTTTATTCACATAATTTAGATTTCTACTTCCACAAGGACTTATTCTTGGACGAGTTTTACACAAGAAAGACCAAACTTTTGGATGAGGAAAGGAGCTTTAACCTTTTCTATACCTTCCACAGATGAACTCTTTTGCTTCAATGTAGCAGATACAATTAACTGTGTAGCACCACCACCAGGACCAAGTTTCGGATTCTTGAGGATGTTTCTTGCTACAGACATGGCATCCTATGACCAGATATAAGGGAGTAAAGAAGACATTTCagcataatatatttattatacgTAATGGGGACAAAGAAGTAAAACCATTATACCTGCAAATTCCTTTCCACTTCATTGAACTGATCCTTACTAGGACCTCTCAAGAGTACAGTACATGCTTTAGGCTCTTTGCAATCAACAATGAATGCAAAAAACTCATCACCAATTGTCTTAACCTCAAATATCCCAGCGCCTGTACCAACATCAGACTGTTGCAATTGATCTTGTCTGTTAACAATTACAGCCCCACAAGCCTTGGCAATTCGGTTATTATCTGTTTTCCGCAACCTCCTCATTCCGAACCTTGCCATGTCCGTCCGGATCGGAtttaaaaaatgcaaatacaaaacaacacTTACACCtaactaaactaaactaaactacACAGTCGACAATGCACTGTCGTCTCATGTTTACAGGTCCATGACATAGCCACCGAATATATACGTTCAACTGTCACGGAAATGAACACCCTAATATATTGCCAAATGAGAGTCGAATATTTCGCTATAGTGGGAATAAAATAATGGGAAAAGCTACAATGTGGGTGGCCCCAAAAAATTGCATTTCGCTGCAACGTGTGCCAAATTATGGATTTACAGGAATTTCTTAAGCACAGAATGTCAACAATTAGTTCTAACAAAGGAAAGTGAATACAGCCCTTCT comes from Prunus dulcis chromosome 6, ALMONDv2, whole genome shotgun sequence and encodes:
- the LOC117630342 gene encoding T-complex protein 1 subunit gamma-like; this translates as MARFGMRRLRKTDNNRIAKACGAVIVNRQDQLQQSDVGTGAGIFEVKTIGDEFFAFIVDCKEPKACTVLLRGPSKDQFNEVERNLQDAMSVARNILKNPKLGPGGGATQLIVSATLKQKSSSVEGIEKWPDEAAAIAFEPIPRTLAPNCGVNVIRTMTALQGKIWDACNVKAQSFKTAIEAACLLLRIDDIVSGMKKKQPPGAKAPSKPQVETEGYADNEQIIPECLSRARGYLSLNEVLL